In Topomyia yanbarensis strain Yona2022 unplaced genomic scaffold, ASM3024719v1 HiC_scaffold_421, whole genome shotgun sequence, one genomic interval encodes:
- the LOC131695553 gene encoding mitochondrial amidoxime reducing component 2-like — protein sequence MDSLIKEVDRRLTEYGRWFPDILSEDFGWRLVFDPFNYSSREVREKNRFFVNLTSTDSGALHDSTSFMLLSEASVADVNSRLEKPVTALQYRPNFVVKGPAAYEEDNWKWIKIGETIYRNLKPCTRCIFINVDPETGIPSTNSEPLKTLKTYRRQPGLGDDPVRQLHTTTTASVEIDRGL from the exons atggatagTCTGATAAAAGAGGTTGACCGA AGGTTGACCGAGTACGGTCGGTGGTTTCCCGATATTCTAAGTGAGGACTTTGGATGGCGTCTGGTTTTCGATCCGTTTAATTACTCTAGCCGGGAGGTGCGGgagaaaaatcgttttttcgttaATTTGACCTCGACCGATTCGGGTGCTCTTCACGATTCGACTAGTTTCATGCTTCTGTCGGAGGCGTCTGTGGCGGACGTGAATTCAAGGTTGGAGAAACCGGTGACGGCTTTGCAATACCGGCCAAACTTTGTTGTGAAAGGACCGGCCGCATACGAGGAGGACAATTGGAAGTGGATTAAGATAGGCGAAACGATCTATCGGAATCTGAAGCCGTGTACGAGGTGCATCTTCATCAACGTGGATCCGGAAACTGGAATACCCAGCACAAACTCGGAACCACTAAAGACGCTCAAAACGTACCGTCGACAACCGGGCCTTGGCGATGATCCAGTTCGGCAGCTACACACAACCACGACAGCCTCAGTGGAGATCGACCGCGGTCTCTGA